The following are from one region of the Coffea eugenioides isolate CCC68of chromosome 2, Ceug_1.0, whole genome shotgun sequence genome:
- the LOC113762966 gene encoding putative anthocyanidin reductase gives MNTKVCVTGAAGYLGSALVHKLLEKGYAVHATLRNLGDASKTGLLKALPHADTRLLLFQADIYNPDEFGPAIQGCQVVFHVATPLQHDASSSQYKNTCEAAVAGVKTIAESCIKSGTVKQLIYTASVVASSALKDDGSGYKDTIDESCWTPLNVSYRCATDFLTAYVRSKTLAEKEVLRYNDEKKLEVVSLVCGLVGGYKFQSLIGESMRVLISQATKDKMRYQTLRFLEEVIGKIPVLHIEDVIDAHIFCVENPGFTGRFLCASDLLKSEEIATLIQSRCSESKIPDEFIEDSNRDIRWGSSKLEELGFHYKYDAVMTLNESLQYFRVPLPLESS, from the exons atgAACACCAAGGTTTGCGTCACGGGAGCTGCAGGCTATCTCGGTTCTGCCCTCGTTCACAAGTTGCTGGAAAAAGGGTATGCCGTCCATGCTACTCTCCGGAATTTAG GTGATGCATCAAAGACAGGGCTGCTCAAAGCTCTTCCCCACGCAGACACAAGGCTCTTATTGTTTCAGGCAGATATCTACAATCCTGATGAGTTTGGTCCTGCTATTCAAGGCTGCCAGGTGGTTTTCCACGTTGCCACTCCCTTGCAGCACGACGCCTCCAGCTCTCAG TATAAGAATACTTGTGAGGCAGCTGTTGCTGGGGTGAAGACCATTGCTGAATCCTGCATCAAATCAGGAACTGTGAAGCAACTCATCTACACTGCCTCTGTTGTAGCATCATCAGCATTAAAGGATGATGGATCAGGCTACAAGGACACAATCGATGAATCCTGTTGGACTCCTCTCAATGTCTCCTATAGATGCGCCACAGATTTCTTAACT GCATATGTACGCTCAAAGACATTGGCCGAAAAAGAAGTGCTGAGATACAATGATGAGAAGAAATTAGAGGTGGTGAGTCTTGTTTGTGGACTTGTTGGAGGATACAAATTTCAATCCTTGATAGGCGAAAGCATGAGAGTGCTAATATCCCAAGCTACCAAAGACAAGATGAGGTATCAAACTCTAAGGTTTTTGGAGGAAGTGAttggaaaaattccagttttgcaTATTGAAGATGTTATTGATGCCCATATCTTCTGCGTGGAAAACCCGGGCTTCACTGGCAGATTTCTATGTGCTTCTGATCTTCTAAAATCAGAGGAGATTGCAACGTTGATTCAAAGTCGTTGCTCAGAAAGCAAAATTCCCGATGA gttcATTGAGGATTCGAATAGAGATATTAGATGGGGCTCTTCAAAGCTGGAGGAATTGGGCTTTCACTACAAATATGACGCTGTGATGACCCTAAATGAGTCCCTTCAGTATTTCAGGGTTCCACTTCCACTGGAGAGTTCCTAA
- the LOC113762965 gene encoding probable WRKY transcription factor 53 — MEKVNPSEQKNLIIELSQGREMANELRKQLDPVTSPETCEALVEKIVSTYDKALAMLTWRVLKEEETLPETGRKESPLFHSPVLTTPITEGSNSSGFSKDQECNKDASKKRKTLPKWSENVRVCSASGLEGHVDDGHSWRKYGQKDILGANFPRAYYRCTHRNSRGCLATKQVQRSDEDPAVFEVTYKGRHSCIQAANSGSAIRSDGKEMHKPKKARSLAREGGNQMGAEQTLQHLGQGLKVETEVSKTKEEIFRSFSFSFKGVGSDILESQFFSDVMKDCDMMGSNSPTFLSPTTSESNYFSSSCQMDNNFGIDNILQTSESDLTDMISTPTSVISSSPFGDHDFSIDQVDFDTSFTLDDDLAYFN; from the exons ATGGAAAAAGTTAATCCGAGCGAGCAAAAGAATCTAATAATTGAGCTAAGTCAAGGTAGGGAGATGGCAAATGAACTCAGGAAACAACTTGATCCGGTAACATCTCCGGAGACTTGCGAAGCATTGGTTGAGAAGATAGTTTCTACATATGATAAAGCACTAGCCATGTTAACTTGGAGGGTCTTAAAGGAAGAAGAGACTTTGCCAGAAACCGGCAGAAAGGAATCTCCTCTATTTCATTCCCCTGTTCTCACTACCCCAATAACTGAGGGCTCAAATTCCAGTGGTTTCTCAAAGGATCAAGAATGCAACAAAGATGCATCCAAGAAGAG AAAGACATTGCCAAAGTGGAGTGAGAACGTTCGCGTTTGCTCTGCAAGTGGTCTTGAAGGTCACGTTGATGATGGACACAGCTGGAGAAAATATGGGCAGAAAGATATTTTAGGGGCTAATTTTCCAAG AGCATATTATCGATGCACTCATCGAAACTCAAGAGGCTGTTTGGCAACCAAGCAAGTCCAGAGGTCGGACGAGGATCCGGCCGTCTTTGAGGTAACCTATAAAGGAAGGCATAGTTGCATTCAAGCCGCCAATTCAGGTTCAGCAATACGTTCAGATGGAAAGGAAATGCATAAACCAAAGAAAGCTCGTTCACTAGCAAGAGAAGGAGGTAATCAAATGGGAGCAGAACAGACGCTACAACATCTTGGACAAGGCCTTAAAGTTGAAACGGAGGTCTCGAAAACTAAAGAAGAGATTTTCCGCtcattttccttctcttttaaAGGAGTGGGATCAGACATTCTAGAAAGCCAATTCTTCTCTGATGTAATGAAGGATTGTGACATGATGGGCAGCAATTCGCCTACATTTTTATCTCCGACAACGTCCGAGTCCAACTACTTCTCATCATCATGCCAAATGGACAACAACTTCGGTATAGACAACATCCTGCAGACCTCAGAGTCTGATCTTACTGACATGATATCAACTCCAACTTCAGTCATCAGCAGTTCCCCGTTTGGTGATCATGATTTCTCGATTGATCAAGTGGATTTTGATACAAGTTTCACACTTGATGACGACCTCGCCTACTTCAACTGA
- the LOC113763846 gene encoding transcription factor TRY, with the protein MDDGRAKQRKIVKSCSYEEVSSIAWDFINMTEQEEDLIYRMHKLVGDRWALIAGRIPGRKPEEIERFWLMKHSEGFANKQREDPKDHSKIISSSV; encoded by the exons ATGGATGATGGTCGGGCAAAGCAGCGGAAAATCGTCAAATCTTGCTCGTACGAAG AGGTGAGCAGTATTGCGTGGGACTTCATCAACATGACTGAACAGGAAGAAGACCTCATCTACAGAATGCACAAGCTGGTCGGAGACAG GTGGGCATTGATAGCTGGGAGAATTCCAGGCCGTAAACCTGAGGAAATAGAGAGATTTTGGTTGATGAAACACTCTGAAGGTTTTGCAAACAAACAACGAGAGGACCCAAAAGACCATTCCAAAATTATCAGTTCATCAGTTTGA
- the LOC113762971 gene encoding histone H3-like centromeric protein HTR12 isoform X1, producing MARTKHPASRTRNHTKPTGVATAGTATSSAAATPTRRSPRSPAAKTSPRQAGRQKKKYRHRPGTVALREIRHFQRTWKLLIPAAPFIRLVKEISNFYTLDVTRWTAEALVALQEAAEDYLVQLFEDAMLCAIHAKRVTLMKKDWELARRLGGKGQPW from the exons aTGGCGAGAACCAAACACCCGGCTTCACGAACCCGAAATCATACTAAACCCACCG GCGTCGCCACTGCCGGAACCGCCACTTCTTCCGCTGCTGCG ACGCCTACGAGGAGAAGTCCGAGGAGCCCAGCAGCAAAAACAA GTCCGAGACAGGCGGGAAGGCAGAAAAAGAAATATCGGCACAGGCCAGGGACGGTGGCTCTTAGGGAAATTCGGCATTTCCAGAGGACTTGGAAACTCCTCATTCCTGCTGCTCCTTTCATTAGACTT GTGAAAGAAATTAGCAACTTTTATACACTAGATGTTACTCGTTGGACAGCTGAAGCCTTGGTGGCACTTCAGGAG GCTGCAGAGGATTACCTGGTTCAGTTGTTTGAGGATGCAATGCTATGTGCAATCCATGCAAAGCGCGTAACACTTA TGAAAAAAGATTGGGAATTGGCACGACGTCTTGGAGGAAAGGGCCAACCTTGGTGA
- the LOC113762971 gene encoding histone H3-like centromeric protein HTR12 isoform X2 has translation MARTKHPASRTRNHTKPTGVATAGTATSSAAATPTRRSPRSPAAKTSPRQAGRQKKKYRHRPGTVALREIRHFQRTWKLLIPAAPFIRLVKEISNFYTLDVTRWTAEALVALQEWITTGDYFTPLIGCRGLPGSVV, from the exons aTGGCGAGAACCAAACACCCGGCTTCACGAACCCGAAATCATACTAAACCCACCG GCGTCGCCACTGCCGGAACCGCCACTTCTTCCGCTGCTGCG ACGCCTACGAGGAGAAGTCCGAGGAGCCCAGCAGCAAAAACAA GTCCGAGACAGGCGGGAAGGCAGAAAAAGAAATATCGGCACAGGCCAGGGACGGTGGCTCTTAGGGAAATTCGGCATTTCCAGAGGACTTGGAAACTCCTCATTCCTGCTGCTCCTTTCATTAGACTT GTGAAAGAAATTAGCAACTTTTATACACTAGATGTTACTCGTTGGACAGCTGAAGCCTTGGTGGCACTTCAGGAG TGGATAACCACTGGGGATTATTTCACTCCGCTCATAGGCTGCAGAGGATTACCTGGTTCAGTTGTTTGA
- the LOC113762435 gene encoding rhodanese-like domain-containing protein 4, chloroplastic produces MEALNAVGLTPLSVLSERRTEPRKYLPFHAVPQIKTCPTLANFRRDSAKVAGALPKTIGAGIVLLSSVLGSGSAEALSYEEALQQSLGEFPSLDLDAFDVSGVIDSVTNFVAENPLVVGGGVAILAVPLLLSQVFGKSKPWGVESAKAAYAKLNDDASAQLLDIRPPVELRRVGSPDVRGLKKKPVAVAYKGDDKLGFLKKLSLKFKEPENTTLFILDKFNGNSELVAELVTANGFKAAYAIRDGAEGSRGWMSSGLPWTLPKKFSLDLSNLTDTIGGTVGEADATSVILGIAAATGLGLLAFSEVETILQVLGSAALFQLIGQKFLFAEDRKKTLEKVDEFFTTKVAPKELVGDVKLIGKALLPLPVTSKALPAPTEANPGTIGSTTERVESVPGVSDAPSKVEAVAEPTAEINSVPKAEVETDSLPGISRPLSPYPNYPDLKPPASPMPAQP; encoded by the exons ATGGAGGCCCTTAATGCTGTCGGTTTGACCCCACTATCTGTACTTTCAGAAAGAAGAACTGAACCCAGAAAATATCTACCGTTCCACGCAGTTCCTCAGATCAAGACGTGCCCGACATTAGCAAATTTTAGGAGGGATTCTGCAAAAGTAGCTGGGGCTTTACCGAAAACTATTGGTGCGGGTATAGTGCTACTATCCTCCGTTCTTGGTAGTGGATCAGCTGAAGCACTATCATATGAGGAAGCATTACAGCAGTCACTGGGGGAATTCCCCAGTTTAGACTTGGATGCCTTTGATGTCAGTGGAGTTATTGATAGTGTTACCAACTTTGTAGCGGAAAATCCTCTAGTTGTAGGTGGGGGTGTAGCCATTTTGGCTGTGCCACTTCTTTTATCTCAGGTGTTTGGTAAGTCTAAGCCATGGGGTGTTGAGTCTGCCAAGGCTGCTTATGCAAAATTGAATGATGATGCCAGTGCTCAACTGCTTGATATAAGACCACCGGTAGAATTAAGGCGAGTAGGCAGTCCGGATGTTCGAGGTTTGAAGAAGAAGCCAGTGGCTGTTGCTTATAAAGGTGATGATAAGCTGGGGTTCTTGAAGAAATTGTCTTTAAAGTTTAAGGAACCAGAAAACACTACACTATTCATCCTAGACAA ATTTAATGGGAACTCAGAACTGGTTGCTGAGCTTGTGACAGCAAATGGCTTCAAAGCTGCTTATGCAATCAGAGATGGAGCAGAAGGATCCCGAGGATGGATG AGCAGTGGTCTTCCGTGGACTCTTCCAAAGAAATTCAGCCTTGATCTCAGCAATTTGACTGACACAATTGGTGGTACCGTTGGT GAGGCAGATGCGACATCTGTGATTCTTGGCATTGCTGCTGCAACTGGATTAGGATTGCTAGCATTCTCAGAG GTCGAAACAATTCTGCAAGTATTAGGTTCAGCTGCGCTTTTCCAGTTAATTGGCCAAAAATTCCTGTTTGCAGAG GATAGGAAGAAAACTCTAGAGAAAGTTGACGAGTTTTTTACCACGAAGGTTGCCCCTAAGGAGCTTGTAGGTGATGTTAAG CTAATTGGGAAGGCTCTTCTACCGTTACCCGTGACTAGCAAGGCGCTACCTGCACCTACAGAAGCAAACCCTGGTACAATTGGTAGCACGACAGAGAGAGTTGAATCGGTTCCTGGGGTGAGTGATGCGCCATCTAAAGTAGAAGCAGTCGCAGAGCCAACAGCAGAAATCAATTCAGTTCCTAAAGCAGAAGTTGAAACAGATTCACTGCCTGGAATTTCAAGACCTCTTTCTCCTTACCCTAAT TATCCGGATCTGAAGCCTCCAGCATCTCCTATGCCTGCACAACCATAA
- the LOC113762207 gene encoding chitinase domain-containing protein 1 yields the protein MGKKTHRRVGPNSDRRSSRVETSDHRHVDSVETPTSQERKRTITLFLVFIIFPAISAIVYRRIYSPYTATVPNLPDVYRRGLVKTDVYYREVLAEHMKVSENVSRRQFENPVLAYITPWNSKGYDLAKKFTSKLTHISPVWYELKSEGSTFILDGRHNADTGWISDIRMKGDAKILPRVVLEAIPVDLLTKKKQRKKVINLIVAECKEMDYDGIVLESWSRWANYGVLHNPEMRKMALQFIKQLGEAMHSVILERNGQTLFLVYVIGPPYSDQLQPHDFGPEDLLSLSNVVDGFSLMTYDFSVPHNPGPNAPLKWIRSILKLLLGSDNGSQGLAKKIFLGINFYGKDFMHSGGGGEPILGRDYLSLLEQHRPVLQWEKNSAEHFFLYSDDKHIKHIVFYPSLMSIAARLEEARLWGAGISIWEIGQGLDYFFEIL from the exons ATGGGCAAGAAAACACACCGGCGAGTCGGACCCAACTCCGACCGTCGATCCAGCAGAGTTGAAACGTCTGATCACCGGCACGTGGACTCAGTGGAGACTCCAACGAGCCAAGAACGCAAGCGAACTATTACCTTGTTCCTCGTCTTCATCATATTTCCCGCCATTTCAGCGATCGTTTACCGTAGAATCTACTCACCGTATACGGCTACGGTCCCGAATCTACCGGATGTTTACCGGAGAGGCCTTGTTAAGACTGACGTATATTACCGTGAAGTCCTCGCT GAGCATATGAAGGTTTCGGAAAATGTGAGTCGGCGGCAGTTTGAAAATCCTGTGCTGGCATATATTACTCCTTG GAACTCAAAAGGATATGACCTGGCCAAGAAGTTCACTTCTAAGCTGACACATATATCACCTGTGTGGTATGAACTTAAGAG CGAAGGAAGCACATTTATTCTAGACGGAAGACATAATGCTGATACTGGATGGATTTCGGATATTAGAATGAAGGGTGATGCTAAG ATATTACCaagagttgttttggaagcaaTCCCTGTGGATCTGCTAACCaagaagaaacaaaggaaaaaagtCATCAACCTTATTGTAGCAGAATGCAA GGAAATGGATTATGATGGTATTGTACTTGAATCTTGGTCAAGGTGGGCAAACTATGGTGTCTTGCATAATCCAGAAATGAGGAAGATG GCCTTGCAATTTATAAAGCAACTAGGAGAAGCTATGCATTCAGTAATCCTCGAGAGAAATGGGCAGACTTTGTTCTTAGTCTATGTTATAGGCCCACCATATTCAGATCAACTACAGCCACATGATTTTGGACCAGAAGATCTGCTAAGCTTGAGTAACGTCGTAGATGGTTTCTCGCTTATGACATATGATTTCTCAGTTCCTCATAATCCGGGTCCCAATGCACCTTTGAAGTGGATCCGCTCCATCTTGAAGCTTCTTCTTGGTTCTGACAATGGCAGTCAGGGGTTGGCTAAAAAGATATTTCTTGGCATCAATTTCTATGGAAAAGATTTCATGCATTCGGGAG GAGGTGGGGAACCAATCCTAGGCAGAGATTATCTTTCTTTGCTGGAGCAGCACAGGCCTGTATTGCAATGGGAAAAGAACAGTGCTGAGCATTTTTTCTTGTACTCTGATGACAAACATATCAAGCATATCGTGTTCTACCCATCACTGATGTCAATTGCTGCACGGCTTGAGGAAGCTCGTTTGTGGGGTGCTGGCATCTCGATTTGGGAGATTGGGCAAGGTTTGGATTACTTTTTTGAGATCTTATGA